In one Sphingobium indicum B90A genomic region, the following are encoded:
- the otsB gene encoding trehalose-phosphatase codes for MSDSRLSPVPHLPPPPPRLLTGAALFLDFDGTLAPIADTPDGVEVDDDLLALLGRLRDRLEGRLAIVSGRSVATLRDFGFGQFLLAGTHGLELAEPGRPIEAPARLPAINEAEAAFQTFASGKPGVLVERKTISVGLHFRGAPQWGREAGDLAAGLADRLDLALQPGKMLYELRPSGGDKGSAVRALMRRAPMAGGTPLFIGDDVTDEEGFAVARDLGGAGILVGVPRATLAAFSLEQVAAVRHYLAQGVAGTD; via the coding sequence GTGTCCGATTCCCGTCTTTCCCCTGTTCCCCATCTTCCCCCTCCGCCGCCCCGGCTGCTGACCGGGGCCGCGCTGTTCCTCGATTTCGACGGAACGCTGGCCCCCATAGCCGACACGCCCGACGGCGTGGAGGTCGATGACGACCTGCTCGCTCTGCTCGGCCGCCTGCGCGATCGGCTCGAGGGGCGGCTTGCCATCGTCAGCGGCCGATCCGTCGCCACCCTGCGCGATTTCGGCTTCGGGCAGTTCCTGCTCGCCGGAACCCATGGGCTGGAACTGGCGGAACCCGGCCGCCCCATAGAGGCGCCCGCCCGCCTGCCCGCGATCAATGAGGCGGAAGCCGCCTTCCAGACCTTCGCGTCCGGCAAGCCCGGCGTCCTTGTCGAGCGCAAGACGATCAGCGTCGGCCTGCATTTCCGCGGCGCGCCCCAATGGGGCCGGGAGGCGGGCGACCTCGCCGCCGGCCTGGCGGACCGGCTCGACCTCGCGCTCCAGCCGGGCAAGATGCTCTACGAACTGCGTCCCAGCGGCGGCGACAAGGGCAGCGCCGTCCGCGCGCTGATGCGCCGCGCGCCCATGGCCGGCGGCACGCCGTTGTTCATCGGCGACGACGTCACCGATGAGGAGGGCTTTGCCGTGGCGCGCGATCTGGGCGGCGCCGGCATTCTCGTCGGCGTGCCCCGGGCGACGCTCGCCGCATTCTCTTTGGAACAGGTTGCCGCCGTCAGGCATTATCTGGCTCAGGGGGTCGCTGGCACCGACTGA
- a CDS encoding glycoside hydrolase family 15 protein — MWPIGNCQASALIDRAGRMIWACVPRVDGDPVFSALLDDAAWDEPDARGFWAIELEHCVRIEQHYVRNTPVLVTRQTDAQGNAIELYDFCPRHKHLGRMYRPVAFARVVRPVSGSPRVRVRLRPTTSWHSEKVPISYGSNHIRLVLSYMAMRVSTNAPIGLISQESWFRLEHDMHFFLGPDESFSDALRPAVERMLDDTIHEWQIWVRGLAIPAEWQEAVIRSAITLKLCQHEETGAIVAALTTSIPEHADSGRNWDYRYCWIRDAYYTVEALNRLGALDVLESYLVYLRNIVDGARGGHIQPLYDVRGNATLEEREAQNLPGYRGMGPVRVGNAAYSQVQHDAYGQIVLSSVQGFIDQRLLRMAGLSDFEALEAVGERAWQVYDQPDAGLWELRTRAHVHSYSAVMCWAACDRLAHAAAALGLPDREVHWRERAEVMKARILQSAWRTDSNAISATFEDDARDASLLQLLDLRFLAADNPMFVGTLKALEQDLRRGNDMLRYSAPDDFGEPVTAFNVCTFWLIEALHRTGRSEEARSLFEEMLSRRTAAGLLSEDIDPATGELWGNYPQTYSLVGIINCAVLLSKPWSVMR; from the coding sequence CTGTGGCCCATCGGCAATTGCCAGGCTTCGGCGCTGATCGACCGGGCCGGGCGGATGATATGGGCCTGCGTCCCCCGCGTCGACGGCGATCCGGTATTCTCGGCCCTGCTGGACGATGCCGCCTGGGATGAACCGGATGCGCGGGGCTTCTGGGCCATAGAACTGGAACACTGCGTCCGGATCGAGCAGCATTATGTCCGCAACACCCCCGTGCTCGTGACCCGCCAGACCGACGCGCAGGGCAATGCGATAGAGCTTTACGATTTCTGCCCCCGCCACAAGCATCTGGGCCGGATGTACCGCCCGGTCGCGTTCGCCCGCGTGGTGCGGCCCGTATCCGGCAGCCCGCGCGTTCGCGTCAGGTTGCGCCCCACCACCTCCTGGCATTCGGAAAAGGTGCCGATCAGCTACGGATCAAACCATATCCGGCTGGTGCTGTCCTATATGGCGATGCGCGTTTCCACCAATGCGCCCATCGGCCTCATCTCCCAGGAAAGCTGGTTCCGGCTGGAACATGACATGCATTTCTTCCTGGGTCCGGACGAGAGCTTTTCCGACGCCCTCCGCCCCGCAGTGGAGCGGATGCTGGACGACACGATCCACGAATGGCAGATCTGGGTGCGCGGCCTCGCCATTCCAGCCGAGTGGCAGGAGGCGGTGATCCGCTCCGCCATCACGCTCAAGCTGTGCCAGCATGAGGAAACCGGCGCCATCGTCGCCGCGCTGACCACCAGCATTCCCGAACATGCTGACAGCGGCCGCAACTGGGACTATCGCTATTGCTGGATCAGGGACGCCTATTACACGGTGGAGGCGCTGAACCGGCTGGGCGCGCTGGACGTTCTGGAAAGCTATCTCGTCTACCTCCGCAACATCGTCGACGGTGCGCGGGGCGGCCATATCCAGCCGCTCTACGACGTGCGCGGCAACGCCACGCTGGAGGAGCGGGAGGCGCAGAACCTGCCCGGCTATCGCGGCATGGGGCCCGTGCGGGTCGGCAATGCCGCCTATTCCCAGGTGCAGCATGACGCCTATGGCCAGATCGTCCTCTCCTCCGTGCAGGGCTTCATCGACCAGCGCCTGCTGCGCATGGCGGGGCTGTCGGATTTCGAGGCGCTGGAGGCCGTGGGCGAGCGCGCCTGGCAGGTCTATGACCAGCCCGACGCCGGCCTGTGGGAATTGCGCACCCGCGCCCATGTCCACAGCTATAGCGCGGTGATGTGCTGGGCGGCGTGCGACCGCCTCGCCCATGCGGCGGCGGCCCTTGGGCTGCCGGACCGCGAAGTCCATTGGCGCGAACGGGCGGAGGTCATGAAGGCCCGCATCCTCCAGTCGGCCTGGCGGACGGACAGCAACGCCATTTCCGCCACTTTCGAGGACGACGCGCGGGATGCCTCGCTGCTCCAGTTGCTGGACCTGCGCTTCCTGGCGGCCGACAATCCCATGTTCGTCGGCACACTGAAGGCCCTGGAGCAGGATCTTCGCCGGGGCAACGACATGCTGCGCTACAGCGCGCCGGACGATTTCGGGGAGCCGGTCACCGCCTTCAACGTCTGCACCTTCTGGCTGATAGAGGCCCTGCATCGGACCGGCCGCAGCGAGGAGGCCCGCAGCCTGTTCGAGGAGATGCTGTCCCGCCGCACCGCCGCCGGGCTGCTTTCCGAAGACATCGACCCCGCCACCGGGGAATTGTGGGGGAACTATCCCCAAACCTACTCATTGGTCGGCATCATCAATTGCGCCGTGCTCTTGAGCAAACCGTGGAGCGTGATGCGATGA
- the otsA gene encoding alpha,alpha-trehalose-phosphate synthase (UDP-forming) yields the protein MSRLIVISNRVSRPTKTGNQGGLAVALSQALRESRGIWVGWSGEVTENFTGQIGFSEDEGVKTATIDLEEQDVDEYYNGYANKTLWPLFHFRIDLAEYARDFEGGYNRVNQRFADTTSPLIEPEDIIWVQDYHMIPLGRMLRDRGHDNRMGFFLHIPWPPTRLLVSLPHHSKLVQTLFAYDVVGFHTEEWLESFRHYVEREMGGTVDGDFVTLGNRTIQAIACPIGINAQEYASAAVSDAAKDMYEKVRRSLQDRPMIVGVDRLDYSKGLEERFNGYARFLKDHPEQHRNVVLTQIAPPSRGEVESYQQIRATLDALAGRINGEYSDVDWTPIRYVNQGYPRDKLAGIYRAAKIGLVTPLRDGMNLVAKEYVAAQDPDDPGVLILSRFAGAAQQLKDALLINPYSPEEMSDAITRALSMPLDERKRRWRAMMDSVEQQDISWWRQRFTERLMAVQRDGEVKPEAQPA from the coding sequence ATGAGCCGCCTGATAGTCATTTCCAACCGGGTCAGTCGCCCGACCAAGACCGGCAACCAGGGCGGCCTGGCCGTCGCGCTTTCCCAGGCCCTCCGGGAAAGCCGGGGCATCTGGGTCGGCTGGTCGGGCGAGGTCACGGAGAATTTCACCGGACAAATCGGCTTTTCGGAGGATGAAGGGGTCAAGACCGCGACCATCGATCTGGAGGAGCAGGACGTCGACGAATATTATAACGGCTATGCCAACAAGACGCTCTGGCCGCTGTTCCATTTCCGCATCGACCTGGCCGAATATGCCCGCGATTTCGAGGGCGGGTACAACCGCGTCAACCAGCGTTTCGCGGACACGACTAGCCCGCTGATCGAGCCGGAGGACATCATCTGGGTCCAGGATTATCACATGATCCCGCTGGGTCGGATGCTGCGCGATCGGGGCCATGACAATCGCATGGGCTTCTTCCTGCACATCCCCTGGCCGCCGACCCGGCTCCTGGTGTCGCTGCCCCACCACAGCAAGCTGGTGCAGACGCTGTTCGCCTATGACGTCGTGGGGTTCCATACGGAGGAATGGCTGGAATCCTTCCGCCACTATGTGGAGCGGGAGATGGGCGGAACGGTCGACGGCGATTTCGTGACGCTGGGAAACCGGACGATCCAGGCGATCGCCTGCCCCATCGGCATCAACGCGCAGGAATATGCCAGCGCCGCCGTCAGCGACGCCGCCAAGGACATGTATGAGAAGGTCCGCCGTTCGCTTCAGGACCGTCCCATGATCGTGGGCGTGGACCGCCTGGACTACAGCAAGGGGCTGGAGGAGCGGTTCAACGGCTATGCCCGCTTCCTCAAGGATCATCCCGAACAGCATCGCAACGTCGTGCTGACGCAGATCGCGCCGCCCTCCCGCGGGGAGGTGGAAAGCTATCAGCAGATCCGCGCCACGCTCGACGCGCTGGCAGGCCGCATCAACGGCGAATATAGCGACGTCGACTGGACGCCGATCCGTTACGTCAACCAGGGCTATCCGCGCGACAAGCTGGCCGGCATCTACCGCGCCGCGAAGATCGGGCTGGTCACGCCGCTGCGCGACGGCATGAACCTGGTCGCCAAGGAATATGTGGCGGCGCAGGATCCCGACGATCCCGGCGTCCTCATCCTGTCGCGCTTCGCCGGCGCGGCCCAGCAGCTCAAGGACGCGCTGCTGATCAATCCCTACAGCCCGGAGGAGATGTCAGACGCCATCACCCGCGCCCTTTCCATGCCCCTGGACGAGCGCAAGCGCCGCTGGCGCGCCATGATGGACAGCGTGGAGCAGCAGGACATAAGCTGGTGGCGGCAGCGCTTCACGGAGCGGCTTATGGCGGTCCAGCGCGATGGCG